The nucleotide window TAGTAGTTAActtcatttgatatttttaatctcatttaaaCAATAAATTGTACAGTATTTATTAAACTATCTTTCACGCTAATTGACGAAAGATTTCAattctattgattttttttttaattgagaatatTCTTTTATTGTTGATCACGTGAGAATCAACCGGGGCTTGTTGAATTATGATGGagtttgattaatggaagggtCTTTTATCATTATTACAGGGAGAGATCCTaatgtaaaagatagaagacatcTTTGGTGTAACGTACAGAACAGTAACACTAACGTGAACTGTTGCAACAGAACAGGCACAAGCACAATAACTACAAACGATAATGACCACAGAACAGAAAGCAAAACTACCATGTGCCTGTCACTTTCCCAACGGCCATTTCTTCTGCCCCTTccgatttctttcttttatcctGTGCCTCTCATTTTCCTACCGTTAACATATATGCCCTTCGTCTTTTTGAAGTCAGAGAAAGTTAAACTTTAACCAAACCTCAATCAAACGCAACACTATGTTCATATTTAATGAGTATTGACTCACTCTGCATATAACCGGCGTTTTTTTGTCATCACAACTAACATGATATCATTATGTTTATAAGAGAAATATTACCAGTGCAAGTTAATTATATAACtcattaatcatatttaataaatattactagtccggttcttattttttcctagtACAGTACTCACTAATATTTTACTGAATAAGGATTAGTTttgatacaattaattttagataCTCATTAGcgaattaatatataaataaatacttaattatttatcttaaatataCCATACCTGGTAAGACCCCATCGCATATgaatatatgataatataattaaatctttacGTAGTCACAGACTTATTCACGTATACGTAGTTGTCCATgctaatagaaaaaattaaattgtgtatttaaattaatactggtatgaattatatatttacacgtcctttttattgaaaagtgtaaaaaataatattataaatacaaaacattaaaaagacaaaaatattagagagaaatcagacatcCAGAAATCTGCTGTGGAAACAAAGGAACCAGCAAGTACCTGCTCACAAAAATTAcacatatctttattttatttttatttgacagCTAAACTAAACCCAcgtcttattaatattttaatctgAAAAGTacaataatcaaaatcaaagcATAACAGTACAGTAGCTCtttgctaaaaacaaaaaagaaacagtCACAGTtaagtttataataattattattacccTGGACAGGACAGGAAATAAAGGATGGACTTGTGTTGCAGTTTTGAGTTTCCTCTTTCCACTGTATATATAATAAGACCATTCTCTCAGCCTAGCTAATAAGATTTGTGAGAGAAAGGGAGAAAGGGTGTGAGAATGGAGAGCAAAGAGGAAGATGTAAGGGTTGGAGCAACTAAGTTCTCAGAAAGGCAACCAATTGGTACAGCAGCTCAGGGTGACAAGGACTACAAAGAACCACCCCCAGCACCTTTGTTTGAGCCTGGTGAGCTAAAGTCATGGTCCTTCTACAGAGCTGGAATTGCTGAGTTTGTGGCCACTTTCTTGTTCCTCTACATTACCATCTTAACTGTCATGGGTGTCAACAGGTCACCCTCCAAGTGTGCCTCTGTTGGCATTCAAGGCATTGCTTGGGCCTTTGGTGGCATGATCTTTGCCCTTGTCTACTGCACTGCTGGAATTTCAGGTACCCCTCCTTTTCCTTAGAATTTTAGGTTGTCTTTCActtatatacataatttttagCATTTTACTTGTGGATGTGGGAtctgaaacaaatttttttgttgaaaggtTTTGAACTAAGCCAGATCTGTGTTTGTTGTTTCAGGGGGACACATCAACCCAGCTGTGACCTTTGGTCTCTTTTTGGCAAGGAAGCTGTCCCTCACAAGGGCGCTGTTCTACATTATCATGCAGTGTCTTGGAGCCATCTGTGGGGCTGGTGTGGTGAAGGGATTTGAGGGCAATGCTAGGTATGAGATGTTCAAAGGTGGAGCCAATTTTGTGAATTCTGGATACACCAAGGGTGATGGACTTGGAGCTGAGATTGTTGGCACTTTTGTTCTTGTCTACACCGTTTTCTCTGCCACTGATGCCAAGAGAAACGCTAGAGACTCACACGTTCCTGTATGCTATACTCTTTCCTTTTCCCCACTACAATATTGCATTCATTCCATTAATTTGGCTTATAAATGAGTATATATTCTGACTTTGTTATTAATGTGGTTAATTTATGATGGTATGATATAATAATTGTAGATTTTGGCTCCACTTCCCATCGGATTTGCTGTGTTCTTGGTCCACTTGGCTACCATTCCCATCACAGGAACTGGCATTAACCCAGCTAGGAGTCTCGGAGCTGCCATCATCTACAACAGAGACCATGCATGGGATGACCAAGTATGTTTCTTACTTCCTTTTTAagactttaaattttgttacataTATTCCCATTAGCATAGGAAAATAAGGTAAAtagttatattgatttttataataattatgttagAAATATTACCAATACTGACTTTTGATTCCCTTAACAGTATAAAACATTTTACTAATAACACATTCTAATCATTAaactctataaaaaaatatatatgccttaaataataatgtaattttttttattttgtggttTATAGTggattttctgggttggacctttCATTGGAGCTGCCCTTGCTGCTGTGTATCACCAGATAGTCATCCGAGCCATCCCTTTCAAGACAAGGGCTTAGGCTCTTGTTTTTGTATGTGCTTGCTTGTATTAGTTGTTATTTATGTATCTGGAGTCTT belongs to Glycine soja cultivar W05 chromosome 5, ASM419377v2, whole genome shotgun sequence and includes:
- the LOC114413386 gene encoding probable aquaporin PIP1-2 yields the protein MESKEEDVRVGATKFSERQPIGTAAQGDKDYKEPPPAPLFEPGELKSWSFYRAGIAEFVATFLFLYITILTVMGVNRSPSKCASVGIQGIAWAFGGMIFALVYCTAGISGGHINPAVTFGLFLARKLSLTRALFYIIMQCLGAICGAGVVKGFEGNARYEMFKGGANFVNSGYTKGDGLGAEIVGTFVLVYTVFSATDAKRNARDSHVPILAPLPIGFAVFLVHLATIPITGTGINPARSLGAAIIYNRDHAWDDQWIFWVGPFIGAALAAVYHQIVIRAIPFKTRA